AATGAAAGTTGGGTCAGAGAGACAGTATGAATCAGGGAAGCTATATAAGCCACAAACCAGCACACTGCTACTAGAGAGGCACAGACTTTTTGGGTCATGATCATGGTATAGTGTAATGGGGCACAGATGGCTACATAACGGTCATAGGCCATGGAAGCAAGGATGACACTATCTATTCCTCCAAACCCTATGAAGAAGAACATTTGTGTTAGACACCCAGcataagaaattgttttatttccaGATACGTAGTTAACCAACATCTTGGGTACAGTGGTGGATGTGAAGCAGATGTCAACGAAGGATAAATTGGTAAGGAAGAAGTACATGGGGGTGTGAAGGTGGGAGTCAATTCTAATGGCTAGAATGATGAGCAGGTTCCATAGCACTGTGATCAGGTACATAATCAGGAATAGGAAAAATAGAAGTCTCTCCTGTTCAGGCTGGTTTGAAAGGCCCAGAAGGATAAACTCAGAGATTCttgtttgatttcttctttccatGGGTCTGTTAGGAAATGAGATGAAATTAGAACAATTCATTTTACGttcatatgaatatttttgcatgaataaaatcaataaatatatattggaagACAAATGGGATATTGGGAAAGCATTTGATTGTATTAAAGAAAACGTCATTGCTAAAAGtctgagataaaaaaaatatttagggaaTTGAGAAGAGGTATATAACACAAAGAACATTCTCCAAAAATTTCattcaaagaatgaaaataaacaataatttatcTTAAGAAAGCATGTTTCAAATCATAATCTAATACACTGCAGTTTCACCTTGTAATCTTAAAATCTGGAAGAATTTTGGGAAGTTAGGCATGGGAATTCCCTGTTGACAGAGTTgcaaagaaatccaaaaatagTGATTtactcattgttggaaaaagggagaagagaataaacatttattaaggacctactattgTTCCATTGTTCCAttacacattttacaaatataacttCATTTGATCTTACTTTGAAAACTTATTGCTTACTTAAAAGGACAAAATAGATACATGGGAGAtggatatataatattatatattaaaacaatatttttaggGGAGCCAGATAATGGAAGAATggtggattcaattatcatcttaaTGCAAATAATTCTCAATTAATCTACCTCTAATTTCTCCCTTCATCTCTAGGCTTATATTTCCAATTGCCGACTGAAAATCTCAAACACATCCAAAGCTGAATTTGTTATCTTGCTCCTAAAAACTTCCTTTCTTCCCAACTTTGTGATTACTATTGAAGATATCATTTTGTCAGTTTTATAATCTAGGTGACATCTTCTACTTTCTGACACCCCAGCCCCATATCCAATATTTTGCCGAGTCCTGTTGATTTTACATTCATAAAATGTCTCTTTCACAttgccttttcttctctgacCCTTCTACCATCTTGGTGAAGCCTTTAGTCACTTCGTACCTTTACTTGCTTGTTGGCTTCTTCACCTAACTTATCTTCTATTCATCTTTCATTGAGgtatcaaactgatcttcctaaataCCACGTCTTCCTCTTATTTAACAAACTCATGTGTCTTCCTAtcacttctgggaaaaaatagaaatcatatttTTGGTATTCAACCTCCTTTATAGTATGTCCCTCTcccatctttccagttttcttaacaACACTTCCCCTATATATCCCTTGGTGCAATGATTCCAGCCATCTTGATGTTCCTCACACAAGATACTCACTTCAAACTCCAGATCCTTCCACTAACTGTCCCtcctttccattttctccctcatttctaccttctggcttcctttgttccttcaagTCTTAGTTAATATCCAATATTATACATGAATatgttccctccctctcccctaatTTGTTGCCTTCCCTCAGCTGATTATCTACAATTTATCCTTTATTCATGTCTGGTTTGTATATAGttcttttcatgttgtcttctgattagactgtgagttcttgGAGAGCAGaaacttaaaaaattttcttGTTGTCTCTAGCATTTAGCGAGATGAatactatatattaaatatttttgctaaggATCAatgcaaagagaaagagaaacaatattCTTACAATAGTTCACTATAGACTAGCAAGAGGGAATAAATACCTCAAGGCTTTGGGAAATTGATCACAGCTTGGTAGAGAgatatgaaaatttaataattattcaaAGTAGCTGGTGCCCTTTCTCTGCCCAAAGCACAACAACTTATACATCTTTTTTGCCTTCTTATAAtcgtaattttgttttttaaaaatatgtcaagaAGATGTATGATTCTGAATATGACTATAATCAACATGGAAAAAATGGTTTTTGAGGTAGAAATTATGGGTATCTTGAGATGGTGTGACCATCCTAaatgaaaatttatgaaaaagGACAGACAATGAAAGCATTATCTGATTCATACTCTAGATCTTGAACAAGCAGATTTCAACAGAAAGATGATTTGTATCTCATGGCTTATTATGCTACAGAGCAAGCAGGAATGGGAAGCACTcaagaattaaatttttaaaatacaaacagttgggatgagaaagagaagaaataattttctaaagaaaccaaaaaaggtACAAAGAAATTGCTTTGACTGCCATAGATTGTGGAAATATCTTTTCAGAAGATGAAAGCAAGATCAAGTAATGGAAGATGATTATAAATGTGTGCCCCACTTACATGAAAATACTTTATCAGTAGTGCCAGAGAGTTATCTGAGTGTGGTGGTGATATCCGACAATGAATTGTAATTCAGTCATTTGCAGTTGTCTGCAAGTTGcagactcttcatgacaccatttgggtttttcttgtcaaatatattggagtggtttgctatttccttccctaaataattttacatctgagggactgaggcaaacagggttaaaagtGAATTGTACAGTCTAACACAAAttgtatctgaggttggatttgaactcaggacttcatTGCTCTTTtcctagagctctatccactgtgccacttcagtgccccccaaaataaaaaagaacttttcaagtcttttttgataaaaaggaagaataaaccaAGGATAGACAAGTCATTAATCATcgatgaaattatgaaaatgtcTGGTTGGTTGTAACAATGTCTTcaattcttgaaaaggaccaaaatgttTCTACTACATTGACATCAAATTATAGTATATCCCACTTTGGTTGATCAAACCAGTATGACCTCAGGAGATTTTATCACAGATTGGACACAATACATATTAACATTTGGGGTGTAAATGAAAATGCACAAAAAATTCACACATTTAAGAAGTAGGATTCTTgaaaatctttctttccttttgtttttttctgttaaatGGTGTAAATGGTTTTTACATGAGGAGAAAGTTCAGAAGACTAGAACAagtatgttttatataaatgtgtaaGTCAAGGTAAATGAGAGAATAGAAAGAGAGCACCTGACCATCCTTCATGAATTTTCCAGTTAACTACCCTGGCTATATTATATCACAAGGTCCTGAAAATGCTAGAGAATGGGGGTATGGAGCCACTGGCAGCAATGTCTGAGATGAtgtgaagaaagggagaaatgaagaaaggatatgaaaaataatggtgaatttgaactccagtttATCTAGCTCCAAATCTAGTATTACACACAGTGGATCACCTACCTACTCATTACTGGGCTACTAGTTGTCTAATATTCtcatcttggttttttttttcccagagaaacTGTTATTTGGACATATCTGTTTGTGCAGTTGCTTTTTGGAATAAGGAATAGGATTTTCTATGAATTACTAGTAAATTTCTTCATTATGAGTGCAAATAAATTGCTAGTAAATTTCTTctcattatattcttttttcaaatggtttatgaATTTTAATGTTAAGAACACAGATTCTATTCCTCTGAAACTTCTTGCCATGCTTACagttataagaatacaatttCTGAGACCAGCCAGTGACAAGTCTTGGATTGGAGAAGTGGAGGGTCTTGTGTGAGAAATAAAAATGTAGCCAGGGTCACTAGATTATAGAGTAGTACTTAGTAAGAAGgcagaaacaataataatgaatcaacaaaaaatgttataaagtaaaaaaaataatatttcattctagAAGCTATTGGGAGCCATTGCAATTTGTCAAATTGGGGACCGAGGttacatggtcagatctgtgctaaAGGAAGATCAGTTTAACAGTTGAGTGGAGGATGAAATGGATTAAGGAGAGGCTTGGAAGAGGGAGACCTAATAGTTGAATATTTTTAGCCCTTTGCAACTCTGAAGTTACGTGTTCAACATTCCTTTTCAGCTTGAAAATTTTATTGGCTAGGAAATCCTCTTGTCTATTTATGtactgatttttttctgattttcagtTCTAAGTTCTGTTTAATACTCCTTCcacctcttctttttccttgtcctttttctctttctcctatatTTCCTCCTCCTGTGGGAGGAGTTTCCATCCTTCTCATTTACTAACTCCTTTCTACAGCCTACTGTTCTGGGTCCAGAAGTCCCTGAAACAGTTTTACATGGTTCCCATCATGTTTCATCAATGACCAGTGCCTTGACCAGCCTCCTCTTCACCAGCTACCAAAAGAGGGTAAGGGACTCATTGGGCCTAGAGATGGTGCTGTCTCATGTAGGTCTAGAGAGTTCTTACTCTTGTGGGTGCTTGAAGATTAAAGTCTTTCAGAATAAATCCTAGAGCTTACTATCTTCTTTAAAGCTGACATAATCAGCATAAAGGAATCATTCCTAAGTGGAATGTGACTCTGGGATGAAAATATAGCTTATAAACTTTCTGGACTTGGGAAATAGTATGGTTTTGAGTTCCAATCCTTTTTCACACACTTACAAGAGTATGGCTCTTGGAAAATAACTTAatctttttgtgcctcagttgtttcatgtgtaaaatggggataatagcatcttTTTTACaagtttgttgtgagaatcaaatgttcTAACAGAGGTAAAGCACTTTCTAAACCTTGAAATGTGATATAAACACTAGCTGTTATATCACTTAATTCAAATGACTTTGTTTAGAAAGAATTGAAGAATTGGGAATTAAGGTACTTTGAGGTGGAAGGAATAACTTATTCCCAGATGATTCTTCCTTTGCTGGGCTTTTGTATATCAGCTTCTAGAAATCAGAAACCTTTAGAAAGggttattattttcatataaggGCAGAGTACCCCTACATACTACAGGATTACACAGTTGATTATAAGTTCTTAAATGTGACTCATGTTCATGAATACAATACTCCATTTGTAAATTTCTGATGATGATGGCCTATTCAGAACAATAATCAAATACAACTGAGTTGGAGAGAAAAGATTCTGtcaaaagaataatgaaatatcAGAAGTTGGAGAAATATATTTTAGTCTCCCAATGAGCAAAAGCATTAGGAAGCATTGATATTAACTCAGAGTACACAAGAAACATGGCTGACTATGGATACAgatggaagaggaaaataaaattatttcttcttctgagtaacaatttaattttaatctgttttaaaggaaactttaaagatatttttattgcAAAGTTAACTCTTCCTATTACTGAAAAGGcccttttctccattttaaatcCAAACTGAATCAGTAGTGTTCATCATACAATGTCAGCAGTTATCTGAACTACTGTTTTCCAGTCACAGATCTTTGGTTTTTCCCCAAACCCCTCAGTGCCTTCAGTCTAACATGTTGGTAGCACAAAAGAAATCAGAGGCAATTACAATTGTGCCCCAACAAAGCTACTTGCAAGGAATCCAGGAACCATACAACTTCCAATGAAGTCTGTGGATGATTCTTGAAGAGTCTAATCATTCTGATTGGTTAGCCTAACTGGAGGAAGAGGGGGTTAACTGAAGCTGCAAAGTGCTAAAATATTAACAACTCaaggctaaataaatagatattagtTTCTCTGGACTTACCCAAACTAAATTTTAGATCAGAATCCTGCTTACTCAGTACATTTGCTCTGAATTAAggaaatgaaagtaagaaattgaagggagaattaaataaaacaaataaaacaagtaaaacaaaacaaaaaactcaattataagaattttttttaaatcacagaaaTTATTCTAATGATTACTTTAAGGACTCTAGTAAATGAACAATtaattagaattatattttatcattttcattttgaaaacagtaaatattaatgttaatcttctctgtatgtatacatatttaatccAAAGTTGTTTTTGCAGCTAATTACCTTGGTACAATTACTTAGCAATTGTTCATTAGTCAGTTTTACATCTGTGCTCCCTTTTGCTACACAAATGTTAGGCAAACATTTCAACCAGATAGAAGGGAGCAAGGTGTTGTATAATGTTGGCTTTGAATATTGGGGAACAAGGAAGAGCATCTTACTGTatctaaataataattttaggcTTTTGGATCAAAGAATGCAtgtgcatttttaattttaattttttaaggttATGACAACTTCAGAATTGGCATTTTGGAAGCTTCATCTATTATATATCTCATGTACAGCTATCTATACTATATGTGTACTATATGAGGTACACAAGAATATAAACTGTGTTTGGTTCATTTATTTAGCAAATGCTATTTAACCTCAATCATTCcccatgtatttttttcattacttaatAAAATGCATTTGAATGTTTGTGAATGAATGTGTAGTCTGTTTgaaatcatatgaaaatgttaAACTTTATGAACCTTCCATAGGATTAAAGTAGTGGTAAAAAATAGGATGAGACTACCTCTCTAAGTTTAATGAGTGTGACAATTAATTTGCAAACCTATTAGTTTTGCTAAATTTCTCATGATTAACTAAATGATAAATTGTTAGCTATAAATCAAAATATGTATAACTAATGATACTTCACTGGCTTTTTTGATTATTGAATATTTACTGTCTAAAAATCCTTCTAGTGGTGCCTGAGAAAAGAATTAAGTATTTACTTAAATTTCTTCTTAACATCTCCAattgctcacacacacacaaagaatttACACCTTTCTACTGTGTTCCCTAAAAGAACTTTAGGAAACTGATCTCTATatgaagatatttttatttttagtctgtCAGCAATTTACATGACTTTGTTATTATATTTAGCGTTTTTAGTGGACATATTTCCCTAATTAAGAAATTGTTGcttatttcaaattttctgtCATCATCATATTTCATACTTAGCAATAAAATCGATCAAACATACATGTTGTTGTGGATCCTTTGAAAAATTTGGATATTTTGTCCCACTTTCCAGAAAACTTTAATTCTGTGTTCACTAAATCTTAATATGATTAGTATTTTGAAGacaatttcttttccccttaaatttCAACTGAACTCCCAAATACTTAAGCAATCTTAAAGCTAAGTTGTCTATATGCTGAATATTTCATTACTATCAAAGCAAGATATTCTTGAAGGGTAACAAAAGGGTATTTAGTATTATGTTCCTTCATGGAAACAGGAACTTTCCTTTATAAATCTTTGATTAGATCATTTTAACCTCATAAAGTggattttcatatgattatttaCAAAAGAAATGCTATTAAGTATGTTGCattatgactgaaaataactaaaatgtacttgagaaaagattcattttttgaattttaattttagtagagaaaatatttttggatgaaTTATGGAAAGAAATtgcatggaaaaaatattttgcagtcctataaataaagttaaaagataagagaaatgtaagacaaaaataaaagaaattctatgTTTCAATTTTGGCTATCTACATACCCAAATCCCTTTTATCATGAAGCTTCTAAGATTTTATGACTTATTCACCATATTCCTTTGTATGAGTTTTCtcccttgaaataaatggaataCACCTTTTGCAGATTCACCTACTTGAGTATTTGGTCAGAATCTTCTATTCTGTTCTTGAAGAACCCA
This sequence is a window from Sminthopsis crassicaudata isolate SCR6 chromosome 1, ASM4859323v1, whole genome shotgun sequence. Protein-coding genes within it:
- the LOC141551948 gene encoding olfactory receptor 1f45-like, with the protein product MERRNQTRISEFILLGLSNQPEQERLLFFLFLIMYLITVLWNLLIILAIRIDSHLHTPMYFFLTNLSFVDICFTSTTVPKMLVNYVSGNKTISYAGCLTQMFFFIGFGGIDSVILASMAYDRYVAICAPLHYTMIMTQKVCASLVAVCWFVAYIASLIHTVSLTQLSFCGHNEIPHFFCELSMITKLACSDTLLNYLLIYTVGSLTAVMPFICILISYMCIFINVLKIPSTHGKKKAFNTCGSHLAVVCLFYGTVIGVYFNPTSTHTAQKDTASAVMYTVVTPMLNPFIYSVRNNDMKRALRMLFSRKPHLCL